One region of Flavobacterium sp. KACC 22763 genomic DNA includes:
- a CDS encoding lactate utilization protein B: MSSEKIIQHSEAAAKFNKDVERVNWHDETLWFVRAKRDKSAHQIADWELLRETASQIKFNVLSNIHDYLVEFEANAQRNGIIVHWAADAKEHNEIVHSIMAKHDVKQMVKSKSMLTEECHLNDYLAEKGIEVIDSDLGEYIVQLRKEPPSHIVLPAIHLKKEDVSETFHEHLGTEKGNFNPQYLTESARQSLRNTFLTRKVALTGVNFAVAETGEFVVCTNEGNADMGAHLADVHIACMGFEKLIPKREHLGVFLRLLARSATGQPITTFSSHFKKPRDGKEMHILIVDNGRSTQLGREDFRNSLKCIRCGACMNTCPVYRRSGGHSYHNAVAGPIGSILAPNLDMSKNADLPFASTLCGSCTNVCPVKIDIHDQLYKWRQVLVKEGHTPKAKTVAMKTMATVLANPTVFNIAGKSGRFVMKNIPGMVNNKMNKWYDQREMPDVPEESFREWYKKNSRESKEKGNE; the protein is encoded by the coding sequence ATGTCATCAGAAAAAATAATACAGCACAGCGAAGCCGCAGCAAAATTCAATAAAGACGTAGAGCGTGTCAATTGGCATGATGAAACACTTTGGTTTGTTCGGGCTAAAAGAGATAAATCAGCGCATCAAATAGCAGATTGGGAATTGCTTCGCGAAACGGCTTCTCAAATCAAATTTAATGTGCTTTCGAATATTCACGATTATTTAGTCGAATTTGAAGCGAATGCGCAACGAAACGGAATAATTGTGCATTGGGCAGCCGATGCCAAAGAACACAACGAAATTGTGCATTCGATCATGGCAAAACATGATGTAAAGCAAATGGTAAAATCCAAATCGATGCTTACAGAAGAATGTCATTTAAATGATTATTTAGCCGAAAAAGGAATAGAAGTAATCGATTCTGATTTAGGTGAATATATTGTTCAGCTTCGAAAAGAACCGCCAAGCCATATCGTGCTTCCAGCGATTCACTTAAAGAAAGAAGATGTAAGTGAAACTTTCCACGAACATTTAGGTACAGAAAAAGGAAATTTCAATCCGCAATATTTGACAGAATCGGCGCGTCAGAGCTTAAGAAATACTTTTTTGACTAGAAAAGTAGCGCTGACAGGAGTCAATTTTGCTGTTGCAGAAACAGGTGAATTTGTAGTTTGCACCAATGAAGGAAATGCTGATATGGGTGCGCATTTAGCAGATGTTCATATCGCTTGTATGGGATTTGAGAAATTGATTCCGAAAAGAGAACATTTAGGTGTTTTCTTGAGATTATTGGCAAGAAGCGCAACTGGTCAGCCTATTACTACTTTTTCAAGTCATTTCAAGAAACCAAGAGATGGCAAAGAAATGCATATCCTAATTGTAGACAATGGTAGAAGTACACAATTAGGAAGAGAAGATTTTAGAAATTCACTTAAATGTATTCGTTGTGGAGCGTGTATGAATACTTGCCCAGTGTACAGACGAAGCGGCGGACACAGTTATCATAATGCGGTTGCGGGACCAATTGGTTCTATTTTAGCGCCAAATTTAGATATGAGCAAAAATGCCGATCTGCCTTTTGCCAGTACACTCTGCGGTTCTTGTACTAACGTTTGCCCAGTTAAAATTGATATTCACGATCAATTGTACAAATGGCGTCAGGTTTTGGTAAAAGAAGGACATACGCCAAAAGCAAAAACGGTTGCGATGAAAACGATGGCGACTGTTTTAGCAAATCCCACAGTTTTTAATATTGCTGGAAAATCAGGACGATTTGTAATGAAGAACATTCCAGGAATGGTTAATAATAAGATGAATAAATGGTACGATCAGCGCGAAATGCCAGATGTTCCAGAAGAATCTTTTAGAGAATGGTACAAGAAAAATTCGCGAGAATCTAAAGAAAAAGGAAATGAGTAG
- a CDS encoding YegP family protein, with protein MGKFVITTRANGEFQFNLKAGNGQTILTSEGYTTKAACNNGIESVKKNAPDDDRYDRLESKSGKPYFNLKAGNGQIIGSSEMYESVAARENGIESVKKNAPDATIDDQTA; from the coding sequence ATGGGAAAATTTGTAATCACTACTAGAGCCAACGGAGAGTTCCAATTCAATTTAAAAGCTGGTAATGGTCAGACCATTCTAACGAGTGAAGGCTATACAACAAAAGCAGCCTGCAATAATGGTATCGAATCTGTTAAAAAAAATGCACCAGACGATGATCGTTATGATCGATTAGAATCTAAAAGCGGAAAACCTTATTTTAATTTAAAAGCAGGAAACGGTCAGATTATTGGTTCTAGTGAAATGTACGAAAGCGTAGCAGCTAGAGAAAACGGAATCGAGTCTGTTAAAAAAAATGCTCCTGATGCAACCATAGATGATCAAACGGCATAA
- a CDS encoding LutC/YkgG family protein has product MSSKGEILKRIKANQPQLVSELPDLNLLGSEQFDVLETYKTVLKGIGGDPVEVADYNEIINYIKSNYNLEKRLITTLPELSEIASLDWKTVDPHSLQDVELTVVKAHFGVAENSGLWVTDDILGQRVAPFIAQYLAIIVHKKDLVPTMQQAYDRIGKMEYGFGTFIAGPSKTADIEQSLVLGAHGARGLIVFLLD; this is encoded by the coding sequence ATGAGTAGTAAAGGCGAAATTTTAAAAAGAATAAAAGCAAATCAGCCCCAATTGGTTTCAGAACTACCAGATTTAAATCTTTTAGGTTCTGAGCAATTTGATGTTTTAGAAACCTACAAAACGGTTTTAAAAGGAATTGGTGGTGATCCAGTCGAAGTTGCCGATTATAACGAAATCATCAATTACATCAAATCCAATTATAATTTGGAGAAACGATTAATTACAACACTTCCAGAACTTTCTGAGATTGCTTCGTTAGATTGGAAAACAGTAGATCCGCATTCATTGCAAGATGTTGAATTGACGGTTGTAAAAGCACATTTTGGCGTAGCAGAAAATAGCGGACTTTGGGTAACTGATGATATTTTAGGTCAGCGTGTTGCGCCTTTCATTGCACAATATTTGGCTATTATAGTTCATAAAAAAGATCTGGTTCCTACGATGCAGCAAGCTTATGACAGAATTGGTAAAATGGAATATGGTTTCGGAACTTTTATAGCTGGGCCATCAAAAACTGCAGATATTGAACAGTCTTTAGTTCTTGGAGCGCATGGCGCAAGAGGATTGATTGTATTTTTATTGGATTAA
- a CDS encoding cysteine desulfurase family protein encodes MPQQEIIYLDNNATTRVDERVLNAMLPYFTDFYANSTGTHLAGLTVKEAVENAAWQTADLINADADEIVFTSGATEAINLAIKGLVDQDRKHIVTIQTEHKTVLETCRFMESIGFEVTYLPTNSDGLLNLQLLEEIITDKTLVFIGMLSNNETGVIQNISSISKILKAKNVLFMCDATQAVGKISVDVKKLGIDLLTLSAHKFYGPKGIGALYISAKAKIKLSPQILGGGQQRKLRSGTLNVPGIIGLGKACEIAVNELEKDQNRVSLLRDKLEKGLLQFEGSFVNGNTENRIYNTSNICFPNVNSEQLILALGNISVSNGASCSAVTSQPSHVLKAMGLSDEDALSSVRFSLGRFTTSEEIDIAVKRVLELARQFASKTQRL; translated from the coding sequence ATGCCACAACAAGAAATCATTTATCTTGATAACAATGCCACAACTCGTGTTGATGAAAGAGTTTTGAATGCGATGCTTCCGTATTTTACTGATTTTTATGCGAATTCAACGGGAACACATTTGGCGGGATTAACGGTAAAAGAAGCTGTTGAAAATGCTGCATGGCAAACGGCAGATTTAATAAATGCTGATGCAGATGAAATCGTATTTACTTCGGGCGCAACTGAAGCTATAAATCTGGCCATAAAAGGTCTTGTTGATCAGGATCGAAAACATATCGTTACCATTCAAACTGAACATAAAACGGTTCTGGAAACCTGTCGATTTATGGAAAGTATTGGTTTTGAAGTGACTTATCTTCCAACTAATTCTGATGGACTTTTAAATCTTCAACTTTTAGAAGAAATAATTACAGATAAAACACTGGTTTTCATTGGAATGCTTTCTAATAACGAAACGGGTGTCATACAAAATATCAGCTCAATTTCTAAAATATTGAAAGCCAAAAATGTGCTTTTTATGTGTGATGCAACTCAGGCTGTTGGTAAAATTTCTGTTGATGTAAAAAAACTCGGAATTGATCTTTTGACTTTATCTGCACATAAATTTTATGGCCCAAAAGGAATTGGCGCTTTGTATATTTCGGCGAAAGCCAAAATAAAATTGTCTCCTCAAATTCTTGGAGGCGGACAACAAAGAAAATTACGAAGCGGAACGCTAAATGTTCCCGGAATTATCGGTTTAGGAAAAGCATGTGAAATAGCTGTAAATGAATTAGAAAAAGATCAAAATAGAGTTTCTCTATTACGAGACAAACTTGAAAAAGGTTTATTACAGTTTGAAGGTTCTTTTGTAAATGGAAATACAGAAAACCGAATTTATAATACTTCAAACATTTGCTTTCCAAACGTAAATTCAGAACAGCTTATTCTCGCTTTAGGAAATATTTCTGTTTCCAACGGAGCTTCTTGCTCGGCAGTAACTTCTCAACCTTCTCATGTCTTAAAAGCAATGGGATTATCTGATGAAGATGCTTTGAGTTCGGTTCGTTTTAGTTTGGGAAGATTTACTACTTCTGAGGAAATTGATATTGCTGTTAAGCGGGTTTTAGAATTGGCTAGGCAGTTTGCCTCTAAGACACAAAGACTCTAA
- a CDS encoding TIM barrel protein — translation MLIGSNHIESHNEDLLKKHQNKLVFTASEINDTEAIIQKLIDFQIAIPSWALGTGGTRFGRFAGGGEPRSLEEKIEDVGLLHKLNNASGAISLHIPWDIPTDYKAIKTLANQHGLKFDAMNSNTFQDQASAEHTYKYGSLQNVNKAVRKQAIAHNIEVIKHGIELGSESLTVWLADGSNFPGQLNFRKAYQNTLESLEEIYDALPSNWKLFLEYKCAEPNFYSTTVADWGQSYSYVKKLGDKAQTLVDLGHHLPNANIEQIVSLLLMENKLGGFHFNDSKYGDDDLTAGALKPYQLFLIFNELVEGMDARGMNHAKDLGWMIDASHNIKDPLEDLLQSVEAIMIAYAQALSVDRKALEKAQEENDVVKAQEILQNAFRTDVRALVAEARLRSGAALNPVALYRSLQVRQNLIEERGLKTMATGL, via the coding sequence ATGTTAATCGGATCAAACCACATCGAATCTCATAACGAAGATTTATTAAAAAAACACCAAAATAAATTAGTTTTTACAGCATCAGAAATAAATGATACAGAAGCGATTATTCAAAAATTAATCGACTTTCAAATTGCTATTCCATCTTGGGCTTTAGGAACAGGAGGAACAAGATTCGGACGTTTCGCTGGAGGAGGAGAACCTCGTTCATTAGAAGAAAAAATCGAAGATGTTGGTTTACTTCATAAGTTAAACAATGCATCTGGAGCTATTTCACTTCATATTCCGTGGGATATCCCGACTGATTACAAAGCGATCAAAACACTAGCAAATCAGCACGGATTGAAGTTTGATGCGATGAATTCAAATACATTTCAAGATCAGGCAAGTGCGGAGCATACTTACAAGTACGGTTCATTGCAAAATGTAAACAAAGCGGTTCGCAAACAGGCAATCGCTCACAACATAGAAGTTATTAAACACGGAATCGAATTAGGATCTGAGTCTTTAACAGTTTGGCTGGCAGACGGATCTAATTTCCCTGGGCAATTAAATTTTAGAAAAGCGTATCAAAATACATTAGAAAGTTTAGAGGAAATCTACGATGCATTACCTTCAAACTGGAAATTATTTTTAGAATATAAATGTGCTGAGCCTAACTTTTATTCTACGACTGTAGCAGATTGGGGGCAGTCTTATTCGTATGTTAAAAAGTTAGGCGACAAAGCGCAGACTTTGGTTGATTTAGGTCACCACCTTCCAAATGCCAATATCGAGCAGATTGTTTCTTTATTGTTGATGGAAAATAAACTAGGAGGATTCCACTTTAACGATTCAAAATACGGTGATGACGATTTAACGGCTGGAGCATTAAAACCATATCAATTATTCTTGATTTTTAATGAATTAGTGGAAGGAATGGATGCCAGAGGAATGAATCACGCCAAAGATTTAGGCTGGATGATTGATGCTTCTCACAACATCAAAGATCCGTTAGAAGATTTATTGCAATCTGTTGAAGCGATAATGATTGCTTATGCACAAGCACTTTCTGTGGACAGAAAAGCATTAGAAAAAGCGCAAGAAGAAAATGACGTGGTAAAAGCACAGGAAATTCTTCAAAATGCATTCCGTACAGATGTTCGCGCGCTTGTAGCAGAAGCTCGTCTTCGTTCTGGAGCTGCGTTAAACCCTGTAGCATTATACCGTTCGCTTCAAGTAAGACAAAATCTTATCGAAGAAAGAGGTTTAAAAACAATGGCAACGGGATTATAA
- a CDS encoding XdhC family protein, translated as MKEISEILKAYSVAKAEEKKTALATVVKVEGSSYRQPGARMLVTEDGMLTGAISGGCLEGDALRKALLSINQKQNKLVTYNTSNEDDAEVGLQLGCNGIVHILFEYINEEIENNPIQLLQQLELERKEAVIVTVFSLKRNAFQIGTTLFFRKDSPVLTHDNEALSLISEVKEVLKNKTSAVKKLQKENDSEALIEYIKPSISLVIAGAGNDIQPLVKMASVLGWKTSIFEGRATHATKKRFPKADQVSVVNPGHFLENIVIDDQTYFALMTHNYKYDLAVLKELLRIDFHYIGILGPKSKFNRMLNDLLIEGIIVSEEQMKRIHTPIGLDIGAETSEEIALSIVSEIKAVASGRIGTSLKYKEGKIHDEIHYGD; from the coding sequence ATGAAAGAAATCAGCGAAATCCTTAAAGCATATTCAGTAGCTAAAGCAGAAGAAAAGAAAACAGCTTTGGCAACTGTAGTAAAAGTCGAAGGTTCGTCATACAGGCAGCCTGGTGCGCGTATGTTGGTTACCGAAGATGGCATGCTGACGGGCGCAATAAGTGGAGGCTGTTTAGAAGGTGATGCATTACGGAAAGCGCTTCTTTCCATTAATCAAAAGCAAAATAAACTTGTAACGTATAATACAAGTAATGAAGACGATGCAGAAGTTGGTTTACAGCTTGGTTGCAACGGAATTGTCCATATTCTTTTTGAATACATAAATGAGGAGATCGAAAACAATCCGATTCAGCTTTTGCAACAACTCGAATTAGAAAGAAAAGAAGCAGTAATAGTAACGGTTTTCTCTTTAAAAAGAAACGCTTTTCAGATAGGAACAACTTTGTTTTTCAGAAAAGATAGTCCCGTTTTAACTCATGATAATGAAGCTTTAAGTTTGATTTCGGAAGTGAAAGAGGTTTTGAAAAATAAAACTTCGGCAGTAAAAAAACTTCAGAAAGAAAATGACAGCGAAGCTTTAATTGAATATATAAAACCATCAATTTCACTCGTAATTGCTGGAGCAGGAAATGATATTCAGCCATTAGTAAAAATGGCTTCTGTTTTAGGATGGAAAACCAGTATTTTTGAAGGACGTGCAACGCATGCAACTAAGAAACGTTTTCCGAAAGCCGATCAAGTTTCGGTAGTAAATCCAGGACATTTTTTAGAGAATATTGTAATTGACGATCAGACCTATTTTGCTTTGATGACGCACAATTACAAATACGATTTAGCGGTTTTAAAAGAGTTGTTAAGAATCGATTTCCATTATATCGGAATTCTAGGTCCAAAATCAAAATTCAACCGAATGCTGAACGATCTTTTGATAGAAGGAATCATAGTAAGCGAAGAGCAGATGAAAAGAATTCATACTCCAATTGGTCTCGATATTGGCGCAGAAACATCAGAAGAAATCGCTTTATCAATTGTTTCTGAAATAAAAGCTGTGGCTTCAGGAAGAATAGGAACTTCGCTGAAATATAAAGAAGGCAAAATACATGATGAAATTCATTATGGAGACTAG
- a CDS encoding copper resistance protein NlpE, with product MKKILILATAILIHLTSCNFKKQQDTDKAVESDSTEIPTEKDEVDSTMVYEGTLPCADCSGILTVLKINQLDNKFELSNIYQGKSPEKQFKEKGNFNTERGLENDINGTIFILNWDKPEKDQLYYGYYSKNPEKLYLLDRNKKVIKSKLNYFLELNE from the coding sequence ATGAAAAAAATACTAATTCTTGCAACAGCTATTTTGATTCACCTCACTTCATGTAACTTTAAAAAACAACAAGATACTGATAAAGCAGTTGAATCAGATTCTACAGAGATTCCGACAGAAAAAGATGAAGTCGATAGTACTATGGTTTATGAAGGAACATTGCCTTGTGCGGACTGTAGCGGTATCTTAACAGTTCTTAAAATTAATCAGCTAGATAATAAATTTGAGTTGTCCAATATTTACCAAGGAAAATCACCTGAAAAGCAATTTAAAGAGAAGGGTAATTTTAATACCGAAAGAGGTTTAGAAAATGATATAAATGGGACTATTTTTATCCTAAACTGGGATAAGCCAGAAAAAGACCAGCTCTATTATGGTTATTACAGTAAAAACCCTGAAAAACTTTATCTACTTGATAGAAACAAAAAAGTAATAAAATCTAAATTGAATTATTTTTTAGAATTAAATGAATAG
- a CDS encoding FGGY-family carbohydrate kinase: MNVVAIFDIGKTNKKVFLFNENYKIVWEKSVNLEETTDEDGFPCEDIEVLKNWILDRLSEIKELKDYVLKAINFSTYGASFVYIDENGKVLTPLYNYLKDYPEDLKADFYEKYKGEKKFAVKTASPVLGSLNSGMQIYRLKEQKPEIFEKVKHCLHLPQFLSFLLTNAAYADITSIGCHTNLWNFKKMKYHKWLKEEGISGKIPPIHFGKDVIMTRENIAIGVGLHDSSSAIIPYTINFTEPFVLLSTGTWSISLNPFNNKPLTFDESQNDCLCYMQYTEKPVKAARLFAGNEHEVQTKRLAQHFNVPVDTYKEVYFDKKIVANLRALNFQIIYPKKYNFDILKECPFQDRDLSHYKDYETAYHQLMLDLVEQQVFSTNLVIHNSPVKKIFVDGGFSKNSIYMNLLAEAFPDVEVYAASMAQASALGAALAIHDNWNPKPIQNDLIDLKFYKH, from the coding sequence ATGAATGTAGTTGCGATTTTTGATATTGGTAAAACAAACAAAAAGGTTTTTTTATTTAACGAAAATTATAAAATTGTTTGGGAAAAATCGGTTAATCTGGAGGAAACCACAGACGAAGATGGATTTCCGTGCGAAGATATCGAAGTATTGAAAAACTGGATTTTAGATCGATTATCTGAAATAAAAGAGCTTAAAGATTATGTTTTAAAAGCGATCAATTTTAGCACTTACGGCGCTAGTTTTGTTTATATAGACGAAAACGGAAAAGTTTTAACTCCTCTGTATAATTACTTAAAAGATTATCCAGAGGATTTAAAAGCTGATTTCTATGAAAAATACAAAGGAGAGAAGAAGTTTGCTGTAAAAACAGCTTCTCCGGTTTTGGGGAGTTTAAATTCGGGAATGCAGATTTACCGATTAAAAGAACAAAAGCCCGAAATATTTGAAAAAGTAAAACACTGTCTGCATTTGCCACAGTTTTTGAGTTTTCTTTTAACGAATGCAGCATACGCTGATATTACAAGTATTGGCTGTCATACCAATTTGTGGAATTTCAAAAAAATGAAATATCATAAATGGCTGAAAGAAGAAGGTATTTCAGGAAAAATACCGCCAATCCATTTTGGTAAAGATGTAATTATGACCCGCGAAAATATCGCAATTGGAGTAGGTCTTCATGATAGTTCATCGGCGATTATACCATATACAATCAACTTTACGGAACCTTTTGTATTATTGTCTACGGGAACTTGGAGTATTTCTTTAAATCCGTTCAACAATAAACCCCTGACGTTTGACGAATCGCAAAACGATTGTCTATGTTACATGCAGTACACAGAAAAGCCTGTAAAAGCGGCAAGATTGTTTGCAGGAAACGAACATGAAGTACAGACTAAACGTTTGGCGCAGCATTTTAATGTTCCTGTTGATACGTACAAAGAAGTTTATTTTGATAAGAAAATTGTAGCCAATTTGCGAGCTCTCAATTTTCAAATCATTTATCCTAAAAAGTACAATTTTGATATTTTGAAAGAATGCCCTTTTCAAGATAGAGATCTTTCGCATTATAAAGATTACGAAACAGCCTATCATCAATTAATGTTAGATTTGGTAGAACAGCAAGTTTTTTCAACCAATTTGGTCATTCATAACAGTCCTGTAAAAAAGATTTTTGTAGATGGAGGTTTCAGTAAAAATTCGATTTACATGAATTTATTGGCAGAAGCTTTTCCAGACGTTGAAGTGTACGCCGCTTCGATGGCACAGGCGAGTGCTTTGGGTGCAGCGTTGGCGATTCATGATAATTGGAATCCGAAACCAATTCAGAACGATTTAATTGACTTGAAATTCTATAAACATTAG
- a CDS encoding nucleotidyltransferase family protein: MMKFIMETRFQNKTGIIILAAGNSSRLGRPKQLLQYKESTLLKNTISEVLKVENSFIIVVTGSNRDLIEKELNLPEITFSFNSDWENGMSSSIVKGISQLLHQNPDCERCILAVCDQPFVTHSIFENLIIEANRTKKGIAASAYSETLGTPVLFHKKYFQELLELKGQEGAKKIIKKYTEDVASVPFEKGHIDIDTDEDYFKLIS, from the coding sequence ATGATGAAATTCATTATGGAGACTAGATTTCAAAATAAAACAGGTATTATTATTTTGGCTGCAGGTAATTCCTCTAGATTAGGCAGACCAAAACAATTGTTGCAATATAAAGAATCAACTTTGCTGAAAAACACCATTTCGGAAGTTTTAAAAGTCGAAAATTCGTTTATAATAGTCGTGACAGGCTCAAACCGTGATTTAATCGAAAAAGAGCTTAATTTGCCTGAAATAACATTTTCTTTCAATTCTGACTGGGAAAACGGAATGTCTTCTTCAATCGTAAAAGGTATCAGCCAATTATTACATCAAAATCCTGATTGTGAACGATGTATTTTAGCAGTTTGCGATCAGCCTTTTGTAACTCATTCCATTTTTGAAAATTTAATTATTGAAGCAAATAGAACCAAAAAAGGAATTGCAGCCTCAGCTTATTCGGAAACTTTAGGGACACCAGTTTTATTTCATAAAAAATACTTTCAAGAACTTCTAGAATTGAAAGGACAGGAAGGGGCAAAAAAAATCATTAAAAAATATACTGAAGATGTGGCCTCAGTTCCTTTTGAAAAAGGACATATCGATATTGATACAGACGAAGATTATTTTAAGTTGATTTCTTGA
- a CDS encoding (Fe-S)-binding protein — translation MKIGLFIPCYVDQFYPKVGIATYELLQKLGCDVEFPMGQTCCGQPMANSGYAHLTKGCDANFIANFSGFDYIVCPSGSCVLHVKDHLHDEKQEEKATAIRNTVYELTEFITDVLKIDHIDGRFPYKVGMHVSCHGQRGLKLSQMSELNAPFFSKPEQLLHGIKDLDLVALTRKDECCGFGGTFCVTEEAVSVKMGQDRIKDHESHDVDYITGGDMSCLMHLDGILKRQKSRIKTIHIAEILNSLEN, via the coding sequence ATGAAAATTGGACTTTTTATACCTTGTTATGTCGACCAATTTTACCCAAAAGTAGGAATTGCAACCTACGAATTACTTCAAAAATTAGGTTGTGACGTCGAATTTCCGATGGGACAAACCTGTTGCGGACAACCAATGGCCAATAGCGGTTATGCGCATTTAACAAAAGGATGCGACGCCAATTTTATTGCCAATTTTTCTGGATTTGATTACATAGTCTGTCCTTCTGGAAGTTGTGTTTTGCATGTAAAAGACCATTTACATGACGAAAAACAAGAAGAAAAAGCGACAGCAATACGAAATACAGTTTACGAACTTACAGAGTTTATTACAGATGTTTTAAAAATCGACCACATCGACGGAAGATTTCCGTATAAAGTCGGAATGCACGTAAGCTGTCACGGTCAGCGTGGATTAAAGCTTTCGCAAATGTCTGAATTAAATGCGCCGTTTTTCTCTAAACCAGAACAGTTGCTTCACGGTATTAAAGATCTTGATTTAGTTGCTTTAACCAGAAAAGACGAATGCTGCGGATTTGGAGGGACTTTCTGTGTAACCGAAGAAGCCGTTTCTGTAAAAATGGGACAAGATCGTATTAAAGATCACGAAAGTCACGATGTGGATTATATTACAGGTGGAGATATGTCTTGCTTAATGCATTTGGACGGAATTCTGAAAAGACAGAAAAGCAGAATTAAAACCATCCATATTGCTGAAATATTAAATTCACTCGAAAATTAA